A DNA window from Piliocolobus tephrosceles isolate RC106 chromosome 9, ASM277652v3, whole genome shotgun sequence contains the following coding sequences:
- the VENTX gene encoding homeobox protein VENTX encodes MRLSSSPPRGQQQPSSFGSVDWLSQSSCSGSSHTPRPADVSPGSLPDPGQISGAREPPQAVGIKEAATSSDLPAPERTVAGLSKEPNTLRAPRVRTAFTTEQVRTLEGVFQHHQYLSPLERKRLAREMQLSEVQIKTWFQNRRMKHKRQMQEPPPHSPFSGSLHVPPAFHSPSSGLANGLQLLCPWAPLPGSQALMLPPGSFWGLCQVKQESLASTGASCCRQPLAYQPPTPGSGLPTPGPALSTGPWGLCALPETGDAF; translated from the exons ATGCGCCTCTCGTCCTCCCCACCTCGTGGCCAGCAGCAGCCCTCCAGCTTTGGCTCTGTGGACTGGCTCTCCCAGAGCAGCTGCTCAGGGTCGTCCCACACCCCCAGACCTGCCGACGTCTCCCCGGGGAGCCTCCCTGACCCGGGCCAGATATCCGGCGCCCGGGAGCCCCCTCAGGCCGTCGGCATCAAAGAGGCCGCCACGTCCTCAGATCTGCCTGCGCCGGAGAGGACCGTGGCTG GGTTGAGTAAGGAGCCAAATACCTTGCGGGCCCCCCGTGTCCGCACAGCCTTCACCACGGAGCAGGTCCGCACCTTGGAGGGCGTCTTCCAGCACCACCAGTACCTGAGCCCTCTTGAGCGGAAGAGGCTGGCCAGGGAGATGCAGCTCTCAGAGGTCCAG ATAAAAACCTGGTTTCAGAATCGCCGGATGAAACACAAACGGCAAATGCAAGAACCGCCGCCGCACAGCCCCTTCTCAGGGTCTCTCCACGTGCCCCCAGCTTTCCACTCACCGTCTTCTGGCCTTGCCAATGGCCTGCAGCTGCTGTGCCCTTGGGCACCCCTGCCTGGGTCCCAGGCTCTGATGCTGCCCCCTGGCTCCTTCTGGGGTCTCTGCCAAGTGAAACAAGAGTCCTTGGCCTCTACAGGGGCTTCCTGCTGCAGGCAACCTCTGGCGTACCAGCCCCCAACCCCAGGAAGTGGCCTGCCTACACCGGGACCAGCCCTGTCCACGGGGCCCTGGGGCCTGTGTGCTCTGCCAGAGACAGGGGATGCCTTTTGA
- the UTF1 gene encoding undifferentiated embryonic cell transcription factor 1 has protein sequence MLLRPRRPPPLAPPAPPSPASPDPEPRPPGDVPGTPPRRPASPSALGELGLPVSPGSAQRTPWSAQETELLLGTLLQPAVWRALLLDRRQALPICRRVSAALARQQVRRTPAQCRRRYKFLKDKFREAHGQPPGPFDEQIRKLMGLLGDNGRKRPRRRSPGSGRPQRGRRPAPSAHAPAPAEPDATPLPTARDPDADPAWTLRFSPSPPKSADTSRAPRSPPAPAPTALAACIPEDRTPVRGPGSPPPSPAREDPDSPPSRPEDCAHPPAAPPSLNTALLQTLGHLGDIANILGPLRDQLLTLNQHVEQLRGAFDQTVSLAVGFILGSAAAERGVLRDPCQ, from the exons ATGCTGCTGCGGCCCCGCAGGCCGCCCCCGCTCGCGCCCCCCGCGCCGCCGTCGCCCGCCAGCCCCGACCCCGAGCCGCGGCCGCCCGGAGACGTCCCGGGGACCCCGCCTCGGAGGCCCGCCTCGCCCAGTGCGCTGGGGGAACTGGGGTTGCCAGTGTCCCCGGGCTCGGCGCAGCGCACGCCCTGGAgcgcccaggagacggagctgcTGCTGGGGACGCTGCTGCAACCGGCCGTGTGGCGCGCGCTGCTCCTGGACCGCCGCCAGGCCCTGCCCATCTGCCGCCGCGTGTCGGCCGCGCTGGCCCGGCAGCAGGTGCGCCGCACCCCCGCGCAGTGTCGCCGCCGCTACAAGTTTCTCAAGGACAAGTTTCGCGAGGCGCACGGCCAGCCGCCCGGGCCCTTCGACGAGCAGATCCGAAAGCTCATGGGGCTGCTGGGCGACAACGGGCGCAAACGGCCTCGCCGCCGCTCCCCCGGGTCCGGGCGCCCCCAGCGCGGCCGCCGCCCGGCCCCCAGCGCGCACGCGCCAGCTCCGGCCGAACCAG ACGCCACTCCGCTGCCCACTGCCCGCGACCCCGACGCGGACCCCGCCTGGACGCTCCGCTTCAGCCCGTCCCCGCCGAAGTCTGCGGACACCTCCCGGGCCCCCAGATCCCCGCCAGCCCCCGCCCCAACCGCCCTCGCCGCCTGCATCCCCGAGGACCGCACACCCGTCCGCGGCCCGGGGTCCCCGCCGCCGTCCCCGGCCCGTGAAGACCCCGACTCGCCGCCCAGCCGCCCCGAGGACTGCGCGCACCCTCCGGCCGCGCCCCCGTCGCTGAACACCGCCCTGCTGCAGACCCTGGGGCACCTGGGCGACATCGCGAACATCCTGGGCCCGCTGCGCGACCAGCTGCTGACCTTGAACCAGCACGTGGAGCAGCTGCGCGGCGCCTTCGACCAGACAGTGTCCCTGGCCGTGGGCTTCATTCTGGGCAGCGCGGCCGCCGAGCGAGGGGTCCTCAGGGACCCATGCCAGTGA